Proteins found in one Bacteroidales bacterium genomic segment:
- the def gene encoding peptide deformylase, with the protein MMLPIVAYGHPTLRKKAVDIDHSYPGLDELIESMFLTMKESSGVGLAAPQVNRSIRLFIVDASPYAKDYPEVANFRQIFINAFILEENGKEWSFNEGCLSIPDIHEDVTRKSRIRIRYVDEQFREHDEVFDGVAARIIQHEYDHLEGILFVDRISTLRKTLLRRKLNDISRGAIEVDYKMIFPLLKKSLAVR; encoded by the coding sequence ATGATGTTACCCATTGTTGCATACGGCCACCCGACATTGCGAAAGAAAGCGGTCGACATTGACCATTCCTATCCCGGGCTCGACGAACTTATTGAGTCGATGTTTCTGACCATGAAAGAGTCGAGCGGAGTGGGACTGGCCGCACCGCAGGTCAACCGTTCGATCCGCCTGTTCATTGTGGATGCCTCTCCGTATGCAAAGGATTACCCTGAAGTGGCAAATTTCAGGCAGATTTTCATCAATGCATTCATTCTGGAGGAAAACGGAAAGGAATGGTCATTCAATGAAGGATGCCTGAGCATTCCCGACATTCATGAAGATGTGACCCGCAAGTCAAGGATCAGGATTCGCTATGTTGATGAACAGTTCCGGGAACATGACGAAGTTTTTGATGGAGTGGCTGCCCGCATCATTCAACATGAATATGATCACCTGGAAGGAATTTTATTCGTTGACCGGATCAGTACACTCCGAAAAACACTTCTGCGACGAAAGCTGAATGACATTTCCAGGGGAGCGATCGAGGTTGATTACAAAATGATCTTTCCGCTTTTGAAAAAATCCTTGGCTGTCCGATAA
- a CDS encoding tetratricopeptide repeat protein, which produces MNRLCGLSLILTLLLLGSACSQKNKMDKQITALENEIFSDQEQSVNMEKTAQLVDAYVAFADSYPSDTEAPEHLFNAGNVAMNLLDPEKAITLFDRIMKSYPEFEKIPHCLFLKAFIYENQLNQLGSAEMLYREFLQKYPDHEFTDDAEMSLKNLGKTPEELLEQFQMAATKDDTL; this is translated from the coding sequence ATGAATCGCCTTTGCGGCTTGAGTCTGATCCTGACTTTGCTGCTTCTGGGATCGGCCTGCTCCCAGAAGAATAAAATGGATAAACAAATTACTGCTCTTGAAAATGAAATCTTTTCGGATCAGGAGCAATCCGTTAACATGGAGAAGACAGCACAGCTTGTGGATGCCTATGTTGCCTTTGCGGATTCCTATCCCAGTGACACAGAAGCACCTGAGCACCTGTTCAACGCAGGGAACGTGGCCATGAACCTGCTGGATCCTGAAAAAGCCATCACACTCTTCGATCGGATCATGAAAAGTTATCCTGAGTTTGAAAAGATCCCCCATTGTCTGTTCCTGAAGGCCTTCATTTACGAAAACCAGCTCAATCAGCTGGGCAGCGCGGAAATGTTGTACCGGGAATTTTTACAGAAATATCCCGACCACGAGTTTACAGATGATGCTGAAATGTCGCTGAAAAATCTGGGAAAAACACCCGAGGAACTTCTTGAACAATTTCAGATGGCTGCCACAAAGGACGACACCCTGTGA
- the cdaA gene encoding diadenylate cyclase CdaA — MECLFPIVLSGFFQIRLLDVMDVILVALLLYAFYRIAKGSAAINIFLGLLAIYLVWKLVAALDMDLLGEILGAFISVGVIALIVVFQPEIRRFLIIIGSPRLLKDRRNMFLRLFHDEKSDNLDVDKIVKACMEMGTTSTGALIVCTKLNELESFAENGVIIDGILSAPLIQNIFFKNNPLHDGAVILTKNRIKAARCILPITKNRDFPPDYGLRHRAAAGITEISDAVAVIVSEQTGEIAYSVNGEIVTKVTPAQLKTFLEEEFN; from the coding sequence ATGGAATGCCTGTTCCCCATAGTTCTCAGCGGTTTTTTCCAGATCCGTTTGCTGGATGTCATGGATGTCATCCTGGTGGCTCTGTTGCTTTATGCATTTTATCGGATTGCCAAGGGGAGTGCAGCCATTAACATTTTCCTGGGCCTTCTTGCCATTTATCTGGTCTGGAAGCTGGTGGCAGCCCTGGACATGGATTTACTCGGGGAGATACTGGGTGCATTCATCAGTGTGGGTGTGATTGCGCTGATTGTCGTATTCCAGCCCGAGATACGCAGGTTCCTGATCATCATTGGTTCACCCCGCCTTCTGAAGGATCGCCGGAATATGTTCCTGCGGTTATTCCACGATGAAAAGAGTGACAACCTTGATGTGGATAAGATCGTCAAAGCCTGCATGGAGATGGGAACTACCAGTACAGGCGCATTGATTGTCTGTACCAAGCTCAACGAACTGGAGTCCTTTGCCGAAAATGGTGTCATTATCGACGGCATCCTATCTGCACCGTTGATCCAGAACATTTTTTTTAAGAACAACCCGTTACACGACGGAGCCGTCATTCTTACGAAAAACCGCATTAAGGCGGCGCGGTGCATCCTTCCCATTACAAAAAACAGGGACTTTCCTCCGGATTATGGCCTGCGCCATCGTGCTGCGGCCGGGATCACCGAAATATCCGACGCGGTTGCCGTGATCGTTTCAGAGCAAACAGGAGAGATCGCCTACAGCGTGAACGGGGAGATCGTTACCAAGGTTACACCGGCCCAGTTGAAAACCTTTTTGGAGGAGGAGTTCAACTGA
- the folP gene encoding dihydropteroate synthase produces the protein MGILNITPDSFYDGGFYPGISAILDRVEQMITQGAEIIDLGAVSTRPGAAEVPASEEERRLMPVLAEIRKKFPGILLSVDTYRSVVARKAIDLGADMINDISAGRFDRGMIPLVSRERVPYVMMHIQGNPATMQDNPVYQDVVREVYQFFTERIAAATGEGVGDIMVDPGFGFGKTVEHNFQLLARLDRFLTFNRPVVVGLSRKSMINKVLRTRPSEALNGTTVLNTMAVLKGAHILRVHDVKEAAEVVALCREYVANEGHS, from the coding sequence ATGGGGATTCTTAACATCACCCCGGATTCGTTTTATGATGGAGGGTTCTATCCTGGCATCTCAGCGATCCTTGACCGCGTAGAGCAGATGATCACGCAGGGAGCTGAAATCATTGACCTGGGTGCCGTATCAACGCGACCCGGGGCAGCCGAAGTCCCTGCTTCGGAGGAGGAGCGGCGCCTGATGCCCGTACTGGCCGAGATCAGGAAAAAGTTCCCCGGGATCCTTTTGTCGGTGGATACTTATCGCTCGGTTGTCGCCCGGAAGGCGATCGATCTGGGTGCGGATATGATCAATGACATTTCCGCAGGGAGGTTCGACAGGGGAATGATCCCGCTCGTTTCCCGGGAGAGGGTCCCCTATGTGATGATGCACATACAGGGTAATCCGGCTACCATGCAGGACAATCCGGTGTACCAGGATGTCGTCAGGGAAGTTTATCAGTTTTTTACGGAGCGCATCGCAGCAGCCACAGGTGAAGGAGTGGGTGACATCATGGTCGATCCCGGATTTGGATTTGGCAAGACCGTTGAACACAATTTCCAGCTGCTGGCCCGGCTTGATAGGTTCCTGACGTTCAACAGGCCGGTCGTGGTTGGCCTGTCGCGCAAATCCATGATCAACAAAGTATTGCGTACCAGGCCCTCCGAAGCCCTGAACGGTACGACCGTCCTGAACACGATGGCTGTCCTGAAGGGAGCCCACATTCTCCGGGTGCACGATGTCAAAGAGGCTGCCGAGGTTGTGGCGCTGTGCCGGGAGTATGTGGCAAATGAGGGGCATTCGTAG
- a CDS encoding DUF1599 domain-containing protein — MTDKTAIQFDQVIGSCRNVFIQKMKDYGTAWRILRTTSLTDQIYIKAERIRSIDRKGLQKIKEGIGSEFTGIINYSLMALMQLELGEEKHFELDVDDAVALYDLYARKAKNLMMDKNHDYGEAWRNMRISSLTDIILMKLMRIKQIEDHRGMTFVSEGVDANYYDIINYAAFALIKLREEEDKVV; from the coding sequence ATGACCGATAAAACAGCCATACAATTTGACCAGGTCATCGGAAGCTGCCGAAATGTTTTCATCCAGAAGATGAAAGATTACGGCACTGCATGGAGAATATTGCGGACAACATCCCTCACCGACCAGATCTATATCAAAGCCGAACGGATCAGAAGCATCGACCGGAAAGGGTTGCAAAAAATCAAGGAAGGCATTGGATCCGAATTTACAGGGATCATCAATTATTCGTTGATGGCTCTGATGCAGCTGGAACTGGGTGAGGAGAAACATTTTGAGCTGGATGTGGATGATGCCGTTGCCCTTTATGACCTATATGCCCGGAAAGCCAAAAACCTGATGATGGACAAGAACCACGATTACGGAGAGGCCTGGCGAAACATGAGGATCAGTTCCCTGACGGATATCATCCTGATGAAGCTGATGAGAATCAAACAAATCGAGGACCACAGGGGGATGACCTTCGTGTCGGAAGGAGTCGATGCCAATTACTATGATATTATCAATTATGCGGCCTTCGCCTTGATCAAACTAAGGGAAGAAGAAGATAAGGTTGTTTAA
- a CDS encoding DoxX family protein produces the protein MEFLRQISRFLVGIVFVFSGFTKGVDPWGTVFQFEDYMIAYGTEWAVPMALIGTVILCTIEFTIGVALLLNFKMNITRWALLIIMVFFTIVTLIDALTNLVSDCGCFGEAIILTNWQTFYKNVVLMVFTLIIFFTHRYSHSSFYTKAQSTMAVITLLVFSGFTVYSFNRLPLVDFLGWEKGKDLVPDDTGKPVAYLIYKNKTTGEEKKMLSGDLPWQDSVWMSQWEYVSTEVDDTGIKKAHGLQILDSTGLDVTEFYLENPSYQLILVSHDLEKANKKALEGMVRFCDEATHDNLSFILLTGSLQEEIERFRVQSGAHFEIFNADDIILKMMIRSNPGLILLKDGIIIDKWHYHNFPEYRDIKNLYLQ, from the coding sequence ATGGAATTCTTACGCCAGATCAGCCGGTTCCTCGTAGGAATCGTTTTTGTTTTCAGCGGATTTACAAAAGGAGTGGATCCCTGGGGTACTGTATTTCAATTTGAAGATTACATGATCGCCTATGGAACGGAATGGGCTGTACCGATGGCCTTGATCGGCACAGTGATCCTGTGTACGATAGAATTCACCATAGGTGTCGCGCTGCTGCTCAACTTTAAAATGAACATCACACGGTGGGCCCTGCTCATCATCATGGTATTCTTCACCATCGTTACCCTGATCGATGCACTCACAAACCTGGTCTCCGATTGCGGATGCTTTGGCGAAGCCATCATTCTGACCAACTGGCAGACCTTTTACAAAAATGTGGTGCTCATGGTCTTTACACTGATCATCTTTTTCACGCACCGTTATTCCCATTCTTCCTTTTACACTAAGGCACAGAGCACGATGGCTGTCATTACCCTCCTGGTTTTTAGCGGATTCACGGTCTATTCTTTTAACCGGTTGCCCCTGGTTGATTTCCTTGGCTGGGAAAAAGGCAAGGACCTGGTTCCGGATGATACCGGGAAACCTGTCGCCTACCTGATTTATAAAAATAAAACGACCGGAGAAGAAAAAAAGATGCTCTCGGGTGATCTGCCCTGGCAGGATTCGGTCTGGATGAGCCAGTGGGAATATGTGTCCACTGAAGTTGATGATACCGGAATTAAAAAAGCACACGGACTTCAGATTCTGGACTCAACCGGACTGGATGTGACGGAATTCTATTTAGAAAATCCTTCTTATCAGCTCATCCTGGTTTCCCATGATCTGGAAAAAGCAAACAAAAAAGCACTGGAAGGAATGGTCCGCTTCTGCGATGAAGCCACCCACGACAATTTATCCTTTATATTGCTGACAGGGAGCCTGCAGGAGGAGATCGAACGCTTCAGGGTACAGTCTGGCGCCCATTTTGAGATTTTCAATGCGGATGATATCATCTTGAAAATGATGATCCGGTCAAATCCCGGCTTGATCCTGTTAAAGGATGGGATCATCATTGATAAATGGCACTACCATAATTTTCCTGAGTACCGGGACATTAAAAATCTGTATTTGCAATAG
- a CDS encoding ABC transporter permease yields the protein MLRFILRRLWYGFLVLLGVITIVFLLFNVLPGDPARMVLGQRSDISTVEAIRKDLGLDKPVSIQYLNFLNDLAPVSIHHQADPSHYWFLDDDKYAPYIKLVSLGSDWTMVVKQPYLRRSYQSKREVSEMLAEAFPKTLLLAVVSITFAMVAGIGIGIFCAIKKNSLFDRSALILSVLGMSLPSFFAAILIAWVFAFVLADYTGLNMFGSLYSVDDFGGGEYLDLKNLILPAFTLGIRPLAVIVELTRSSVLEVLSQDYIRTARAKGLSGTRIIWHHALRNALNPVVTAVTGWVASLMAGAVFVEYVFDWKGIGVMIVDALEKYDFPVVMGAVLFISVILVLINIFADILYGYLDPRVKYQ from the coding sequence ATGCTGAGGTTCATTTTAAGACGTTTATGGTATGGGTTTCTTGTCCTGCTCGGGGTGATAACCATCGTTTTCCTGTTGTTCAATGTACTTCCCGGTGATCCTGCACGGATGGTCCTGGGGCAGCGCTCCGATATTTCGACGGTTGAGGCGATCAGGAAGGACCTTGGGCTCGACAAACCCGTTTCGATACAGTACTTGAATTTTCTCAATGACCTGGCCCCTGTTTCAATTCATCATCAGGCTGATCCGTCCCATTACTGGTTTCTGGATGATGATAAATACGCTCCTTACATAAAATTAGTCAGCCTGGGAAGTGATTGGACCATGGTCGTGAAGCAACCCTACCTGCGGAGGTCATACCAGAGCAAACGGGAAGTTTCGGAAATGCTGGCGGAAGCATTCCCGAAAACCTTGCTCCTGGCCGTTGTCTCGATCACATTTGCCATGGTGGCAGGAATAGGGATCGGCATTTTTTGCGCCATCAAAAAAAACAGCCTGTTCGACAGGTCTGCTCTTATCCTGTCGGTTTTGGGTATGTCGCTGCCTTCTTTCTTTGCTGCGATCCTGATCGCGTGGGTCTTTGCCTTTGTACTTGCTGATTATACGGGTTTGAACATGTTCGGAAGCTTGTATTCTGTGGATGATTTCGGAGGAGGTGAATACCTGGATCTGAAAAACCTTATCCTTCCTGCCTTTACGCTGGGGATCAGGCCTCTGGCAGTGATCGTTGAACTGACACGCAGCTCGGTGCTGGAAGTACTTTCCCAGGATTATATCCGGACGGCACGAGCCAAGGGATTGTCCGGCACCCGTATCATCTGGCATCACGCACTGCGTAATGCGTTGAATCCGGTCGTTACTGCCGTAACCGGGTGGGTTGCTTCTTTGATGGCGGGTGCTGTGTTTGTGGAGTATGTATTTGACTGGAAAGGGATTGGAGTGATGATCGTTGATGCTTTGGAAAAATATGATTTCCCGGTTGTAATGGGTGCAGTCCTGTTTATTTCCGTCATTCTGGTTTTAATTAATATTTTTGCAGATATTTTATATGGATATCTGGATCCACGGGTCAAGTATCAATAA
- the tpiA gene encoding triose-phosphate isomerase has protein sequence MRERIVAGNWKMNKTFQEAEELLSEISDLLAEREEQDVRVIMCPSLVFLELAIDVSYEGQFVVGAQNVSEYENGAYTGEISSEMLRSMDVSYCIVGHSERRKYFNESDEMIKNKVDRLIQSNLSPIFCCGELLAEREETKHFDVVKNQLQKSLFHLSADEFRKVIIAYEPVWAIGTGVNATPAQAQEMHAHIRELIQKHYNKEIAQRTAIIYGGSCNAANARELFSNPDVDGGLIGGASLKAKEFVAIVASFD, from the coding sequence ATGAGAGAAAGAATTGTTGCAGGAAACTGGAAAATGAACAAAACCTTCCAGGAAGCTGAAGAACTTTTATCCGAAATTTCTGACCTTCTCGCCGAACGTGAGGAACAGGATGTCAGAGTGATCATGTGCCCATCGCTGGTATTTCTGGAGCTGGCCATCGACGTCTCGTACGAAGGTCAGTTTGTGGTGGGAGCCCAGAATGTGAGCGAATATGAAAACGGGGCCTATACCGGAGAAATATCGTCCGAAATGCTGCGGTCCATGGATGTATCTTACTGCATCGTCGGACATTCAGAAAGACGGAAATATTTCAATGAATCCGACGAAATGATTAAAAACAAGGTGGACAGGCTGATCCAGAGCAACCTCTCCCCGATCTTCTGTTGCGGTGAACTCTTAGCGGAAAGAGAAGAAACCAAACATTTTGATGTGGTGAAGAACCAGTTGCAAAAATCCCTGTTTCACCTGTCAGCGGATGAATTCCGCAAAGTGATCATCGCCTATGAACCCGTTTGGGCAATAGGCACCGGGGTGAATGCCACACCTGCACAGGCGCAGGAAATGCATGCCCATATCCGCGAGTTGATTCAAAAACACTACAATAAAGAGATTGCTCAACGCACGGCCATAATCTATGGGGGAAGCTGCAATGCAGCAAATGCCAGGGAACTCTTTTCCAATCCCGACGTGGATGGAGGATTGATCGGCGGCGCATCCCTGAAAGCGAAAGAATTCGTTGCCATCGTAGCCTCCTTCGATTAA
- the prmA gene encoding 50S ribosomal protein L11 methyltransferase — translation MDYIEVTCHFPVSQETTEILTSVLSALGFEGFLEEEDHLVAYIPKQNFTPELLDPLKFPGDLPFTVRFSVQHIAEQNWNRQWESSYEPVLIMNTCQVRAPFHPSLQGTTYDIVIEPRMSFGTAHHDTTKLMIEELLQLDLKGKCVLDMGCGTGVLAILADKMGAARVIAVDNDEWAISNATDNLRKNNTSSCSVYPGDASAAGKDDFDLILANINRNTLLMDLPLYARGLRKNGLLILSGFYPEDATLINQAAQASELEMNHIQTKGDWALIQYVKK, via the coding sequence ATGGATTACATTGAAGTGACCTGCCATTTTCCTGTTTCACAGGAAACAACGGAAATTTTAACCTCCGTCCTGTCTGCCCTTGGTTTTGAAGGATTCCTGGAAGAAGAGGACCATCTGGTGGCTTACATCCCGAAACAGAACTTTACACCCGAATTGCTTGACCCCCTAAAGTTTCCGGGAGATCTTCCCTTTACTGTACGATTCTCCGTTCAGCACATTGCCGAACAAAACTGGAACCGGCAATGGGAATCCTCATACGAACCGGTTCTGATCATGAACACCTGCCAGGTCAGGGCACCGTTCCATCCATCCCTGCAGGGCACTACCTATGATATTGTCATTGAGCCCCGTATGTCATTTGGCACCGCTCATCACGATACAACAAAGCTGATGATCGAAGAACTGCTGCAGCTGGATCTCAAGGGGAAATGCGTACTTGACATGGGTTGCGGGACAGGCGTGCTGGCTATCCTGGCGGATAAAATGGGAGCTGCCCGGGTGATCGCCGTGGATAATGACGAATGGGCAATTTCAAATGCCACCGACAACCTGCGAAAAAATAATACCTCCTCCTGCAGCGTTTATCCCGGAGATGCTTCTGCTGCAGGTAAAGATGATTTTGATCTGATCCTCGCCAACATCAACAGGAATACGCTCCTGATGGATTTACCCCTTTATGCAAGGGGTTTGAGAAAAAATGGCCTGTTGATCCTGAGCGGATTTTACCCGGAGGATGCCACCCTCATCAACCAGGCAGCACAGGCCAGTGAACTGGAAATGAACCATATTCAGACAAAAGGAGACTGGGCACTGATTCAATACGTTAAAAAGTAA
- the plsY gene encoding glycerol-3-phosphate 1-O-acyltransferase PlsY, with the protein MAYFNIIAALSLAYLIGSIPTSVWVGKLFYGIDIRTVGSGNAGATNVIRVLGLKAGIPVLLFDIFKGWAAVQLIHLFPVALPSETGLVLFQISLGILVVLGHVFPVFAGFRGGKGVATLLGVGSALFPAATGIALGIFILVFLLFRYVSLASILAALLFPFIQIFLLNHREVLPLTILAIAVAVFIPITHRKNILRLVQGKESRLLLRKGK; encoded by the coding sequence ATGGCGTATTTCAACATCATTGCCGCTCTTTCACTGGCCTACCTGATTGGCTCGATCCCAACTTCTGTTTGGGTTGGGAAGCTCTTTTACGGGATTGACATTCGTACGGTGGGCAGTGGAAATGCAGGGGCCACCAATGTGATCCGTGTTCTGGGCCTGAAAGCGGGCATCCCCGTATTGCTTTTTGATATTTTCAAAGGCTGGGCTGCAGTGCAGCTGATCCACCTCTTTCCTGTGGCTTTGCCTTCTGAGACCGGACTGGTTCTTTTCCAGATCTCTCTCGGGATCCTGGTTGTCCTGGGTCATGTATTTCCGGTTTTCGCCGGCTTCAGGGGAGGCAAGGGAGTGGCAACCCTGCTGGGGGTCGGAAGTGCACTGTTTCCGGCCGCTACAGGAATAGCCCTGGGTATTTTTATCCTGGTATTTCTATTGTTCCGTTATGTATCCCTTGCTTCCATCCTTGCCGCACTTCTCTTTCCCTTCATCCAGATCTTCCTGCTCAACCATCGGGAAGTCCTGCCCCTGACGATCCTGGCCATTGCTGTCGCTGTCTTCATTCCCATCACTCACCGAAAGAACATCCTTCGCCTTGTTCAGGGAAAGGAATCCAGGCTTCTGCTCAGAAAAGGAAAATGA
- a CDS encoding Mrp/NBP35 family ATP-binding protein, whose amino-acid sequence MHTKEQITNALRHVQDPDLKKDLVTLNMIENIEIQQGKVTFTLVLTTPACPLKGKMKQDCIEAIHQYVDPELEVVVELTSRVTSRRKETQELLKGVKNIIAIASGKGGVGKSTIAANLAVAMGQTGARVGLLDADIYGPSIPVMFGLQAARPDVVQIGDKPKIIPITRHGIQVLSIGFFVDASQALIWRGPMASNALMQLFKDAEWGELDYLIVDTPPGTGDIHLTLAQQVPMTGVAIVTTPQEVALADARKAITMFRQDQIRVPVLGLIENMSWFTPAELPGNRYYLFGKEGGKRLAEEYGIPLLGQVPIVQSICESGDEGLPVVLEDDAPESSAFRQMTENIAQQIAIGNA is encoded by the coding sequence ATGCATACAAAGGAACAGATAACGAATGCACTTCGTCATGTTCAGGATCCGGACCTGAAGAAAGACCTGGTCACGCTGAACATGATTGAAAATATTGAGATCCAGCAGGGTAAAGTAACCTTCACACTCGTTCTGACAACACCTGCCTGTCCGTTGAAAGGGAAAATGAAGCAGGATTGCATCGAGGCCATTCATCAGTATGTTGATCCTGAGCTTGAAGTCGTTGTAGAATTGACGTCACGGGTGACCAGCCGCCGCAAGGAAACGCAGGAGCTGCTCAAAGGGGTGAAAAATATCATCGCCATTGCTTCCGGGAAGGGAGGAGTCGGCAAGTCAACCATCGCGGCCAACCTGGCGGTTGCAATGGGTCAGACCGGTGCCCGGGTCGGGTTGCTGGATGCCGACATTTATGGTCCATCCATTCCGGTAATGTTTGGGTTACAGGCTGCACGGCCGGATGTTGTCCAGATCGGGGATAAACCCAAAATCATCCCCATTACCAGGCATGGCATCCAGGTGCTTTCCATCGGATTTTTCGTTGATGCTTCCCAGGCGCTGATCTGGCGGGGGCCTATGGCATCCAATGCTCTGATGCAATTATTCAAAGATGCCGAGTGGGGTGAACTGGATTATTTGATTGTGGATACGCCTCCCGGCACGGGTGACATCCATCTTACACTGGCCCAGCAGGTTCCCATGACCGGAGTTGCCATCGTGACCACACCCCAGGAGGTGGCTCTTGCGGATGCCCGCAAAGCAATCACCATGTTCCGGCAGGATCAGATCCGTGTGCCGGTGCTGGGACTGATCGAAAATATGTCGTGGTTCACCCCCGCTGAACTCCCCGGGAACAGATACTACCTCTTCGGTAAAGAAGGCGGTAAACGGCTGGCCGAAGAGTACGGCATCCCCTTGCTGGGTCAGGTACCGATCGTGCAGAGCATTTGCGAATCAGGCGACGAAGGCCTCCCGGTGGTTCTGGAAGATGATGCACCTGAATCATCCGCTTTCAGACAAATGACCGAAAACATTGCCCAGCAGATTGCCATCGGGAACGCGTAA
- a CDS encoding NifU family protein, producing the protein MEKNQPSELEKKVRNVIEQIRPYLQADGGDIEFISLSEDNVVNVELHGACGSCPYSRLTLKNGVEEAMKRAVPEVKSVESI; encoded by the coding sequence ATGGAAAAAAACCAGCCCAGTGAACTGGAAAAAAAGGTCAGGAATGTCATCGAGCAAATCCGTCCTTACCTGCAGGCCGATGGAGGTGATATTGAATTCATCAGCCTTTCGGAAGATAATGTCGTGAACGTAGAGCTCCACGGTGCCTGTGGTTCCTGTCCCTACAGCCGCCTGACACTGAAAAATGGCGTGGAAGAAGCTATGAAAAGAGCCGTCCCCGAAGTAAAATCCGTCGAATCCATCTGA